The Primulina huaijiensis isolate GDHJ02 chromosome 17, ASM1229523v2, whole genome shotgun sequence genome window below encodes:
- the LOC140962270 gene encoding uncharacterized protein encodes METSWLLALILPIIVTEAALALIVGGGVGIGVGGGMGGGGVWIGGGVNPPSNNPSASQLGRAYTALQTWKSAITDDPKGLLGSWVGQNVCSYKGVFCSETRDFMGNPTGKVVAAIDLNHANLQGVLVKELSFLTDLSLLHLNSNRFTGIVPSSFRELESLTELDLSNNKFSGPFPTTSLYIPNLLYLDLRFNSFSGPIPEDLFNTKLDAIFLNNNQFDGEIPENLGNSPASVINLANNRFTGTIPFSLSYMGIKEILLLNNQLTGCIPDGVGLWTDLQVLDVSFNMLTGHLPDSLSCLSEIEVLNFGNNKFSGTLPDLVCSLRALLNLTLSANFFSGFSQDCDKLSFRNVGFDFSFNCIPGKELQRPGQDCSTVPGGGLSCLRIPSPKPLVCGTLVEALMNSALSTP; translated from the coding sequence ATGGAGACTAGCTGGCTTCTTGCACTTATCCTCCCAATTATTGTTACAGAAGCTGCGCTCGCACTTATTGTTGGCGGAGGGGTTGGCATTGGCGTGGGCGGTGGTATGGGCGGCGGGGGTGTGTGGATTGGCGGAGGTGTCAACCCCCCGAGTAACAACCCTTCAGCGTCGCAGCTCGGTAGAGCTTATACTGCGCTGCAGACATGGAAATCTGCGATTACAGATGATCCCAAGGGATTACTGGGTTCTTGGGTTGGCCAAAATGTCTGCTCTTACAAGGGGGTTTTCTGTTCGGAAACTCGAGATTTCATGGGGAATCCCACGGGCAAAGTGGTGGCCGCCATTGATCTTAACCATGCTAATCTTCAAGGTGTTCTGGTTAAAGAACTGTCTTTTCTTACGGATTTGTCTCTTCTCCATCTCAACAGCAACAGGTTCACCGGGATTGTGCCTTCATCTTTCAGGGAGTTGGAATCCTTGACAGAATTAGACCTCAGCAACAACAAATTTTCAGGCCCTTTTCCCACCACGTCTCTCTACATTCCAAATCTCCTGTACTTGGACCTCAGATTCAACTCATTCTCAGGCCCCATTCCCGAGGATCTGTTCAACACCAAACTTGATGCAATTTTCCTAAATAACAATCAATTCGATGGTGAAATCCCGGAAAATTTAGGTAACTCTCCAGCTTCTGTGATTAACTTAGCAAACAACAGGTTCACAGGAACAATCCCTTTCAGTTTGAGCTACATGGGGATAAAGGAAATCTTGCTCCTCAACAACCAACTCACAGGCTGCATACCAGACGGGGTTGGCCTGTGGACTGATTTGCAAGTTTTAGACGTGAGTTTCAACATGTTGACGGGGCATCTGCCCGATTCTTTATCTTGTCTGAGTGAAATCGAGGTCCTCAACTTTGGAAACAACAAATTCTCCGGGACTTTACCGGATTTAGTATGTTCTTTAAGGGCACTTTTGAATCTAACCCTTTCAGCAAATTTCTTTTCCGGGTTCAGCCAAGATTGTGACAAATTGTCGTTCAGAAACGTGGGATTTGATTTCTCTTTTAACTGTATCCCTGGGAAAGAACTCCAGAGACCTGGGCAAGATTGTTCAACAGTTCCTGGAGGTGGATTGAGCTGTCTTAGGATCCCTTCACCGAAGCCTCTCGTTTGTGGGACATTGGTGGAAGCACTGATGAACAGTGCACTTTCCACTCCATGA
- the LOC140963629 gene encoding uncharacterized protein, producing MDPCPFVRLIVESLALNLPSATRPAGSEVHPSATPCYAKLKIKNFPSQTALLPLCGGAGHASANATELILTSSVGFHLDTDALRRFSCKTVYIKISVFTGRMRRTCGVSSGKLLGSVKVCVNLGSAETRTCIYQNGWMKIGGGGGGDPVARLHVIVRSEPDPRFVFQFGGEPECSPVVFQIQGNIRQPVFSCKFSADRNNRSRSLPSDFNMNNRGWMRTFSGDRDKQGRERKGWMIIIYDLSGSAVAAASMITPFVPSSPGSDRVSRSNPGAWLILRPEGVSVSSWKPWGRLEAWRERGPVDGLGYKFQLASDNGLTSAVPIAQGTMCVKNGGEFCIDNTRKESGLRFLLPTRGFVMGSNVEGEGKCSKPMVQVGVQHVTCMADAALFVALAAAIDLSMDACRLFSCKLRKEFSLEEHEPLS from the exons ATGGATCCATGCCCGTTTGTCCGTTTGATCGTAGAATCTCTAGCTCTTAATCTCCCTTCAGCCACCAGGCCCGCCGGCTCGGAGGTTCACCCTTCGGCCACTCCATGCTACGCCAAGCTAAAAATCAAGAACTTCCCTTCGCAGACAGCCCTACTCCCGCTCTGCGGCGGCGCCGGGCACGCTTCTGCCAATGCGACCGAATTAATCTTAACCTCTTCCGTCGGCTTCCACCTCGACACCGACGCGCTACGCCGCTTCTCATGCAAAACCGTTTACATCAAAATCTCTGTCTTCACCGGGCGAATGAGGCGCACCTGCGGGGTCTCCAGTGGGAAGCTGCTAGGGTCCGTTAAGGTGTGTGTGAACCTTGGCTCTGCGGAGACGAGGACTTGTATTTATCAGAATGGGTGGATGAAGATCGGTGGCGGCGGCGGAGGGGATCCGGTGGCGAGGTTGCATGTGATTGTCCGGTCTGAACCGGATCCTCGTTTCGTGTTCCAGTTCGGGGGTGAGCCGGAGTGCAGCCCGGTGGTTTTTCAGATCCAGGGAAATATAAGGCAGCCGGTTTTCAGCTGCAAGTTCAGCGCCGACCGGAATAACAGGTCACG GTCCCTTCCTTCtgatttcaacatgaacaacaGAGGATGGATGAGAACGTTTTCGGGGGACCGCGACAAGCAGGGGCGGGAACGAAAAGGATGGATGATAATCATCTACGATTTATCCGGCTCGGCTGTTGCAGCAGCCTCTATGATCACTCCATTCGTTCCGTCGTCCCCTGGCTCTGATCGTGTTTCTCGTTCTAATCCCGGTGCTTGGCTCATCCTCCGACCGGAAGGAGTCTCGGTTAGCAGCTGGAAGCCATGGGGTCGTCTTGAGGCATGGCGCGAGAGAGGGCCGGTAGATGGTTTGGGTTATAAATTCCAGCTCGCAAGCGACAATGGCTTAACTAGTGCAGTCCCTATCGCCCAAG GTACTATGTGTGTGAAAAATGGTGGCGAATTTTGCATAGATAACACGAGAAAAGAATCAGGATTGAGATTCTTGTTGCCAACGCGAGGATTCGTGATGGGGTCAAATGTGGAAGGCGAGGGAAAATGCAGTAAACCAATGGTTCAAGTCGGCGTGCAGCATGTTACTTGTATGGCCGATGCCGCCTTGTTTGTGGCTCTTGCAGCTGCCATAGACCTTAGCATGGATGCTTGTCGGCTCTTTTCATGTAAACTGCGGAAAGAGTTTAGTCTCGAGGAACACGAGCCACTTTCTTGA
- the LOC140963452 gene encoding acid phosphatase 1-like — protein sequence MALIQFSVISLLIIMLLISLSSSNPSAIQTTPDNPILLPTDRVSGGWRGVDLYCESWRFTVETNDAGSWTRIPEKCVDFVESYITGDWYRMESEAVADDAAAYAKSVKISGNGKVAWIFDIDETLLSNVPYYEVHGFGAEIFDELSFNLWVDLAEAPALPASLRLYKELEQLGFTIILLTGRDESQRNATESNLLYSGYSNWERLILRQNDDQGKPATIYKSERRKALQDEGYIIHGNSGDQWSDLTGFSVAKRSFKLPNPLYFIS from the exons ATGGCGTTGATTCAATTTAGCGTCATCTCACTTCTCATAATTATGCTCCTCATTTCGCTTTCTTCATCCAATCCATCGGCCATCCAAACCACGCCGGATAATCCGATCCTCTTGCCAACCGACAGGGTATCCGGTGGATGGAGAGGCGTCGACTTATACTGCGAGAGCTGGAGGTTTACGGTGGAGACTAATGACGCCGGGAGCTGGACCCGAATTCCTGAAAAATGTGTGGATTTTGTTGAAAGCTACATTACTGGTGATTGGTACAGGATGGAGTCGGAGGCTGTCGCGGACGATGCGGCGGCGTATGCCAAATCGGTGAAAATTTCAGGAAATGGAAAGGTTGCTTGGATTTTCGATATTGACGAGACCTTACTCTCCAATGTTCCGTACTATGAGGTTCATGGATTCGG AGCTGAGATCTTTGATGAACTTTCTTTTAATCTCTGGGTGGATTTGGCTGAGGCTCCCGCTTTACCAGCAAGTTTGAGATTGTACAAAGAGCTTGAGCAGCTTGGGTTTACAATAATTTTACTGACTGGTCGGGATGAATCTCAAAGGAATGCTACTGAAAGTAATCTACTGTATTCTGGATATAGCAACTGGGAAAGACTTATACTGAG ACAAAATGATGATCAAGGTAAGCCCGCGACCATCTACAAATCTGAGAGAAGGAAGGCATTACAAGATGAAGGTTACATAATTCATGGAAATTCGGGAGATCAATGGAGTGACTTAACTGGATTTTCGGTGGCCAAACGTTCATTCAAACTACCTAATccactttattttatttcctaG